A single genomic interval of Helianthus annuus cultivar XRQ/B chromosome 6, HanXRQr2.0-SUNRISE, whole genome shotgun sequence harbors:
- the LOC110865405 gene encoding uncharacterized protein LOC110865405, with protein sequence MDGKKKATSSSYSSFTNDLFGSKESPASSSSGLFHSIFPPPSKAYIRDHIKSQEAEKNYDFASRQASVDNEDRSPNLKADTSPFYQQETPQPCHLSSSIYYGGQDIYTNPCITKNNPGHSTQYTKDGEDDGRASRGNWWQGSLYY encoded by the exons ATGGACGGCAAAAAGAAAGCAACTTCTTCTTCTTATTCTTCCTTCACAAATGACCTTTTCGGATCAAAAGAATCACCAGCTTCATCTTCCTCTGGTCTCTTTCATTCCATTTTCCCCCCTCCCTCAAAG GCTTATATAAGGGACCATATAAAATCTCAAGAGGCCGAGAAGAACTATGATTTTGCATCTAGACAAG CTTCTGTGGATAATGAAGACAGGAGTCCGAATCTAAAGGCGGATACGAGTccgttttatcagcaagaaacaCCACAACCGTGTCATCTCAGCTCCTCAATATACTATGGTGGTCAAGATATCTACACTAATCCTTGTATTACAAAGAACAACCCTGGACATTCAACA CAGTACACCaaagatggagaagatgatgggcGTGCGTCACGAGGAAACTGGTGGCAGG GATCACTGTATTACTAG